From a region of the Streptomyces sp. NBC_00193 genome:
- the adhE gene encoding bifunctional acetaldehyde-CoA/alcohol dehydrogenase produces MQANEMVDGLVQGALKALDQFSSFNQEQVDHIVKKASLAALSQHGELAQLAVEETGRGLFEDKAVKNLFACEHVVNSMRGLKTAGVIRRDELNGITEIAEPVGVVCAMTPVTNPTSTTIFKALIALKTRNPIIFAFHPSAQNCSAEAARIVRDAAVAAGAPADCVQWVTAPSMEATGALMNHPGVSTILATGGNAMVKAAYSCGKPALGVGAGNVPAYVHKSAKLGRAIHDIVLSKAFDNGMICASEQAVILDAEIYEAGLAEFKRLGAHVVSAAEKTKLEQFVFGTTAYAADTNGAKLNPAVVGKSPQWIAEQAGFTVPADASILLAECNEVGENEPLTREKLSPILAALKASDTDHGLELAAAMVEFHGLGHSAAIHAEDEELVEEFGKKVKAIRVIANSPSTFGGIGDVYNAFLPSLTLGCGSYGHNSVSNNVTAVNLINVKRIGRRNTNMQWFKVPPKIYFERNSIRYLGEMDGISRVSIVTDKTMVSIGFVQKVVDILQAREGAVSIQIIDNVEPNPELSTVQAGAAMMRDFKPDTIIGLGGGSPMDAAKIMWLMYERPEVEFADTKEKFFDVRKRAYKFPSLGEKAKMVAIPTTSGTGSEVTPFAVISDPAAAQKYPLADYALTPNVAIVDPMLPMGLPPKVTADSGFDALTHATEAYVSAYSNDYTDGLCLQAIKLIFENLQRCVVDGPNDPEAREKMHNASTVAGMAFANAFLGMVHAMAHTLGNTFHVAHGRTNALLLPHVIRHNGTVTHKATPWPKAEVYRAPERFQEIAKMLGLPAATAAEGVESYAKAVEELRSKCGITSSFAEEGVDEQAFIEALPTQAMNAYADQCAPANPRMPMIDDLKQLMRQAYYGNAEGAPAKKAAAKKK; encoded by the coding sequence ATGCAGGCGAACGAGATGGTGGATGGACTGGTCCAGGGGGCGCTCAAGGCGCTCGACCAGTTCTCGTCGTTCAACCAGGAGCAGGTCGACCACATCGTCAAGAAGGCCTCGCTGGCCGCGCTGAGCCAGCACGGCGAGCTCGCCCAGCTGGCGGTCGAGGAGACCGGTCGCGGCCTCTTCGAGGACAAGGCCGTCAAGAACCTCTTCGCCTGCGAGCACGTCGTGAACTCGATGCGCGGGCTCAAGACCGCCGGCGTCATCCGCCGCGACGAGCTGAACGGCATCACGGAGATCGCCGAGCCCGTCGGCGTCGTCTGCGCGATGACCCCGGTCACCAACCCGACCTCGACCACGATCTTCAAGGCCCTGATCGCCCTGAAGACCCGCAACCCGATCATCTTCGCCTTCCACCCCTCCGCGCAGAACTGCTCCGCCGAGGCCGCCCGCATCGTCCGCGACGCCGCCGTCGCCGCCGGCGCCCCCGCCGACTGCGTCCAGTGGGTCACCGCCCCCTCCATGGAGGCCACCGGCGCCCTCATGAACCACCCGGGCGTCTCCACCATCCTCGCGACCGGCGGAAACGCCATGGTCAAGGCCGCGTACTCGTGCGGCAAGCCGGCCCTGGGCGTCGGCGCGGGCAACGTCCCGGCGTACGTCCACAAGAGCGCCAAGCTCGGACGCGCGATCCACGACATCGTGCTCTCCAAGGCCTTCGACAACGGCATGATCTGCGCCTCCGAGCAGGCGGTCATCCTCGACGCCGAGATCTACGAAGCGGGCCTCGCCGAGTTCAAGCGGCTCGGCGCCCACGTGGTCTCCGCCGCCGAGAAGACCAAGCTGGAGCAGTTCGTCTTCGGCACCACCGCCTACGCGGCCGACACCAACGGCGCCAAGCTGAACCCGGCGGTCGTCGGCAAGTCCCCGCAGTGGATCGCCGAGCAGGCCGGCTTCACCGTCCCCGCCGACGCCTCGATCCTCCTCGCGGAGTGCAACGAGGTCGGCGAGAACGAGCCGCTGACCCGCGAGAAGCTGTCCCCGATCCTGGCCGCCCTGAAGGCCTCGGACACCGATCACGGCCTCGAACTGGCCGCCGCGATGGTCGAGTTCCACGGGCTGGGCCACAGCGCCGCCATCCACGCCGAGGACGAGGAGCTCGTCGAGGAGTTCGGCAAGAAGGTCAAGGCGATCCGCGTCATCGCCAACTCGCCCTCCACCTTCGGCGGCATCGGCGACGTCTACAACGCCTTCCTCCCCTCGCTCACCCTGGGCTGCGGCTCGTACGGACACAACTCGGTGTCGAACAACGTCACCGCGGTCAACCTGATCAACGTCAAGCGGATCGGACGGCGCAACACCAACATGCAGTGGTTCAAGGTCCCGCCGAAGATCTACTTCGAGCGCAACTCCATCCGCTACCTCGGCGAGATGGACGGCATCAGCCGCGTCTCGATCGTCACCGACAAGACGATGGTCTCCATCGGCTTCGTGCAGAAGGTCGTCGACATCCTGCAGGCCCGCGAGGGTGCCGTGTCGATCCAGATCATCGACAACGTCGAGCCCAACCCGGAGCTCTCCACCGTCCAGGCCGGAGCCGCGATGATGCGCGACTTCAAGCCCGACACGATCATCGGCCTCGGCGGCGGCTCGCCGATGGACGCCGCGAAGATCATGTGGCTGATGTACGAGCGCCCGGAGGTCGAGTTCGCCGACACGAAGGAGAAGTTCTTCGACGTCCGCAAGCGCGCCTACAAGTTCCCCTCGCTGGGCGAGAAGGCCAAGATGGTCGCCATCCCGACCACCTCGGGCACCGGCTCCGAGGTCACCCCGTTCGCCGTCATCTCCGACCCGGCCGCGGCCCAGAAGTACCCGCTCGCCGACTACGCGCTGACCCCGAACGTCGCCATCGTCGACCCGATGCTGCCGATGGGCCTCCCGCCCAAGGTGACCGCCGACTCCGGCTTCGACGCCCTGACGCACGCCACCGAGGCCTACGTCTCCGCGTACTCGAACGACTACACCGACGGTCTGTGCCTCCAGGCCATCAAGCTCATCTTCGAAAACCTGCAGCGCTGCGTGGTCGACGGTCCGAACGACCCCGAGGCCCGCGAGAAGATGCACAACGCCTCCACGGTGGCGGGCATGGCCTTCGCCAACGCCTTCCTGGGCATGGTCCACGCCATGGCGCACACCCTGGGCAACACCTTCCACGTCGCCCACGGCCGCACCAACGCGCTGCTCCTGCCGCACGTGATCCGCCACAACGGCACGGTCACCCACAAGGCCACCCCGTGGCCCAAGGCCGAGGTCTACCGGGCGCCGGAGCGCTTCCAGGAGATCGCGAAGATGCTGGGCCTGCCGGCCGCCACGGCCGCCGAGGGCGTCGAGTCCTACGCCAAGGCCGTCGAGGAGCTCCGCAGCAAGTGCGGGATCACCTCCTCCTTCGCCGAGGAGGGCGTGGACGAGCAGGCCTTCATCGAGGCCCTGCCGACCCAGGCGATGAACGCCTACGCCGACCAGTGCGCTCCCGCCAACCCGCGGATGCCGATGATCGACGACCTGAAGCAGCTGATGCGCCAGGCGTACTACGGCAACGCCGAGGGTGCCCCGGCCAAGAAGGCCGCCGCCAAGAAGAAGTAA
- a CDS encoding TetR/AcrR family transcriptional regulator — protein sequence MLEEAMAAIAEDGLATLTMSALAERLGTSGGHILYYFGSKDRLLLAALHWSERQLTEERTELLSRRITAHRKLALFLELYLPRGPRDPRWTLWIELWARIPSNEPLRAAQQEIDDGWQRDLEALLAKGVEQGRFAAGLDVPARASELLALLDGLSTRVVLGERGADRATSLERARSAAALLIPHL from the coding sequence ATGCTGGAAGAGGCCATGGCGGCGATCGCCGAGGACGGGCTGGCGACGCTCACCATGTCCGCGCTCGCCGAACGGCTCGGCACCAGCGGCGGCCACATCCTGTACTACTTCGGCAGCAAGGACCGGCTGCTGCTGGCCGCCCTGCACTGGAGCGAGCGCCAACTGACCGAAGAGCGCACCGAATTGCTGTCCCGCCGAATCACCGCCCACCGCAAGCTCGCGCTCTTCCTGGAGCTCTACCTGCCCCGCGGCCCCCGCGATCCGCGCTGGACGCTCTGGATCGAGCTGTGGGCCCGCATCCCCTCGAACGAGCCGCTGCGCGCCGCCCAGCAGGAGATCGACGACGGCTGGCAGCGGGACCTGGAGGCGCTCCTCGCCAAGGGGGTGGAGCAGGGCCGCTTCGCCGCCGGCCTGGACGTCCCCGCCCGGGCCTCGGAGCTGCTGGCACTGCTGGACGGGCTGAGCACCCGGGTGGTGCTGGGCGAGCGCGGCGCCGACCGGGCCACCTCCCTGGAGCGCGCCCGCTCGGCCGCGGCCCTGCTGATCCCCCACCTGTAG
- a CDS encoding cytosine permease — translation MAQQETTADVDEVFRVETHGIDPIPDAERHGGAKDLFWLWFGSNLTFTYVINGALAVAFGLSFWQATAVVVLSGLSFFAISAAGLSGIRTGTATLVISRAAFGVRGNWPAGVLNWVVSIGYTIVNTVVGTLALEVFFAEIGLGEGTLIRAVALGITLALTFAVAMWGHATVQFAERWMAYVLAVGFGALLVFVLPGTETTAPADALAPGLSGWSLAFVVMLAGPFSYLPMPADYTRYLPRTTSLKSITWMGALGGFVSSVALGIAGVAAATQTDMTDAVAGAESLLPGWFQPLFLALVLGGSVTNSIITLYSSSLNLQVLGIPWSRARAIVVSAAVTAAGSLAALFLTDFTTSLLSFLSLLIIVFAPWGGVFLADMLLRRCRYDSDALHAGSEGAYWYRSGYHPAGMTALLVGMAFAALTCDSELWTGPLVAPLGGADLTLLGSVVSGLTYWALARRTPAYVPAA, via the coding sequence ATGGCACAGCAGGAGACGACGGCCGACGTCGACGAGGTCTTCAGAGTCGAGACGCACGGCATCGACCCCATCCCCGACGCCGAGCGGCACGGCGGGGCCAAGGACCTCTTCTGGCTCTGGTTCGGTTCGAACCTGACCTTCACCTACGTGATCAACGGGGCCCTCGCCGTCGCCTTCGGCCTCAGCTTCTGGCAGGCCACCGCCGTGGTCGTGCTCAGCGGCCTGTCCTTCTTCGCGATCAGCGCCGCCGGCCTCAGCGGCATCCGCACCGGCACCGCCACCCTGGTCATCTCCCGGGCCGCCTTCGGCGTACGGGGCAACTGGCCGGCCGGCGTCCTCAACTGGGTGGTGAGCATCGGCTACACCATCGTCAACACCGTCGTCGGCACCCTGGCGCTGGAGGTCTTCTTCGCCGAGATCGGCCTGGGCGAAGGCACCCTGATCCGGGCCGTCGCGCTCGGCATCACCCTCGCGCTCACCTTCGCCGTCGCCATGTGGGGACACGCCACGGTGCAGTTCGCCGAGCGCTGGATGGCCTACGTCCTGGCCGTCGGCTTCGGCGCCCTGCTGGTCTTCGTCCTGCCCGGCACCGAGACCACCGCCCCGGCCGACGCCCTGGCCCCGGGCCTGTCCGGCTGGAGCCTGGCCTTCGTCGTGATGCTCGCCGGGCCCTTCTCGTACCTGCCGATGCCCGCCGACTACACCCGCTACCTGCCCCGCACCACCTCGCTGAAGTCGATCACCTGGATGGGTGCGCTCGGCGGGTTCGTCTCCTCCGTCGCCCTCGGGATCGCCGGCGTGGCCGCCGCCACCCAGACCGACATGACCGACGCCGTCGCCGGGGCCGAGAGCCTGCTGCCCGGCTGGTTCCAGCCGCTGTTCCTGGCCCTGGTGCTGGGCGGCTCCGTCACCAACTCGATCATCACGCTCTACTCCTCCAGCCTGAACCTCCAGGTCCTCGGCATCCCGTGGAGCCGGGCCCGGGCCATCGTGGTCAGCGCCGCCGTGACCGCCGCCGGATCGCTCGCCGCGCTCTTCCTCACCGACTTCACGACCTCGCTGCTGTCCTTCCTCTCCCTCCTGATCATCGTGTTCGCCCCCTGGGGCGGCGTCTTCCTCGCCGACATGCTGCTGCGCCGCTGTCGCTACGACTCCGACGCGCTGCACGCCGGGAGCGAGGGCGCCTACTGGTACCGCTCCGGCTACCACCCGGCGGGCATGACCGCCCTGCTCGTCGGTATGGCCTTCGCCGCCCTGACCTGCGACTCCGAGCTGTGGACCGGGCCGCTCGTGGCCCCGCTCGGCGGCGCCGACCTCACCCTGCTCGGCTCGGTGGTCTCCGGTCTCACGTACTGGGCCCTCGCCCGGCGGACGCCCGCCTACGTCCCGGCGGCCTAG
- a CDS encoding vanadium-dependent haloperoxidase has protein sequence MHDALVDLAPGRTAVLDAALAETLRRIPDGRAEDRGLAAGARQAKLALADRRGDGLDPASVNAPFAVPAAAPDVWQPTPDGYAPAAQYGNRAARPFLLDSPDQYRIGPPPTLDSRRYRADLAEVRAYGAADSTVRTARQTETAAFWYGSSLTLYTEPLRVAVTRSHGSAAERAALGGLFHAELVDTQIATSDSKYAYTRWRPVTAIRTGAIAPDRTWTPLHQTPAHPDYPSGHNTYSGAAGVVLDALAGPRTAPFALTSPTAPGVRRTYTSWEQLTRDNVDARIFSGIHTRSADEAGVTLGKAVGRRPRPSARRS, from the coding sequence GTGCACGACGCCCTCGTGGACCTCGCTCCGGGCCGCACCGCCGTACTCGACGCCGCCCTCGCGGAGACCCTGCGCCGGATCCCCGACGGCCGCGCCGAGGACCGGGGCCTCGCCGCCGGAGCCCGGCAGGCGAAGCTCGCGCTCGCGGACCGCCGGGGCGACGGCCTCGACCCCGCCTCCGTGAACGCGCCCTTCGCCGTCCCCGCCGCCGCCCCCGACGTCTGGCAGCCCACGCCCGACGGCTACGCCCCCGCCGCGCAGTACGGCAACCGCGCGGCCAGGCCCTTCCTGCTGGACTCCCCGGACCAGTACCGGATCGGCCCGCCGCCCACGCTGGACTCCCGCCGCTACCGGGCCGACCTGGCCGAGGTGCGGGCGTACGGCGCGGCCGACTCCACCGTCCGCACCGCCCGCCAGACGGAGACCGCCGCCTTCTGGTACGGCTCCTCGCTGACCCTGTACACCGAGCCGCTGCGCGTCGCCGTGACCCGCTCGCACGGGTCGGCCGCCGAGCGGGCCGCGCTGGGCGGCCTGTTCCACGCCGAGCTGGTCGACACGCAGATCGCCACCTCCGACAGCAAGTACGCGTACACGCGCTGGCGCCCCGTCACCGCGATCCGCACCGGCGCCATCGCCCCCGACCGGACCTGGACCCCGCTCCACCAGACCCCGGCCCACCCCGACTACCCCAGCGGCCACAACACCTACTCCGGCGCGGCCGGGGTGGTCCTGGACGCCCTCGCGGGCCCCCGTACCGCCCCCTTCGCCCTCACCAGCCCGACCGCCCCCGGCGTCCGGCGCACCTACACCAGCTGGGAGCAGCTGACCCGCGACAACGTCGACGCCCGCATCTTCTCGGGCATCCACACCCGCTCCGCCGACGAGGCCGGCGTCACCCTCGGCAAGGCGGTCGGCCGCCGGCCCCGCCCTTCGGCCCGCCGGTCATGA
- a CDS encoding amidohydrolase: MSHAAPADLLLTGARIHTVDPELPEAEALAVRGGRIVWVGPDAEAADWAGPDTERIDAGGRLVLPGFIDAHNHVRLGSDDACVQLAGVRTLEAILDRIGAWREANPDADWIEAEAFDYSAIPGGRMPTAADLDPVTGDIPAIVLSYDVHTAWLNTAAMHRLGVAKDRTDLPFGTAAVDPETGEPTGFVKDFAIKGLSRDGHRALRDLGVPWASPDRQYGRLAKSLDDAIRFGITTVVEPQNSLDDLELYDRARAEGRLRSRIVAALFHPRGTTEEDLDLFEAAAKVHAGDRFRVGPLKLYIDDVVEPRTAALLEPYTGCGAHRGETFYPAEEFAELLARLDARGFQCFVHATGDRGIRTVLDAVEHARAVNGPRDARHQVVHVECLDPEDVPRFAQLGVVACMQPRHCAPEIAGPGQDWAENVGEDRWHKAWPMRSLADAGAVLAFSSDWNVAEMDPMIGIYTALTRRPLNGGDPWQEQETVDARTAVYGYTMGSAYANFLEQDRGSLTVGKAADFVILSRDILAVAPEQIPGTVAETVVVAGEVVHRAG, encoded by the coding sequence ATGTCGCACGCCGCCCCCGCCGATCTGCTCCTCACCGGAGCCCGCATCCACACCGTCGACCCCGAGCTGCCCGAGGCCGAAGCCCTCGCCGTGCGCGGCGGGCGGATCGTCTGGGTCGGCCCGGACGCGGAGGCCGCCGACTGGGCGGGCCCGGACACCGAGCGGATCGACGCGGGCGGCCGGCTCGTGCTGCCGGGGTTCATCGACGCCCACAACCACGTCCGGCTCGGCTCCGACGACGCGTGCGTACAGCTCGCCGGGGTGCGGACGCTCGAAGCGATCCTCGACCGGATCGGCGCGTGGCGGGAGGCCAACCCCGACGCCGACTGGATCGAGGCCGAGGCCTTCGACTACTCCGCGATCCCCGGCGGCCGCATGCCCACCGCCGCCGACCTGGACCCGGTCACCGGGGACATCCCCGCGATCGTGCTCTCGTACGACGTCCACACGGCCTGGCTGAACACGGCGGCCATGCACCGGCTCGGAGTCGCGAAGGACCGTACCGACCTGCCCTTCGGCACGGCCGCCGTGGACCCGGAGACCGGCGAACCCACCGGGTTCGTCAAGGACTTCGCCATCAAGGGGCTCTCGCGCGACGGCCACCGCGCCCTGCGCGACCTGGGTGTGCCGTGGGCCTCCCCGGACCGCCAGTACGGGCGCCTCGCCAAGAGCCTCGACGACGCGATCCGCTTCGGCATCACCACCGTCGTGGAGCCGCAGAACTCCCTCGACGACCTGGAGCTGTACGACCGGGCGCGCGCCGAGGGCCGGCTGCGCTCGCGGATCGTCGCCGCGCTGTTCCACCCGCGCGGGACCACCGAGGAGGACCTCGACCTCTTCGAGGCGGCGGCCAAGGTGCACGCGGGTGACCGCTTCCGGGTCGGTCCCCTCAAGCTCTACATCGACGACGTGGTGGAGCCGCGCACGGCCGCGCTGCTGGAGCCGTACACCGGCTGCGGGGCGCACCGGGGCGAGACCTTCTACCCGGCGGAGGAGTTCGCCGAGCTCCTCGCCCGGCTGGACGCGCGCGGGTTCCAGTGCTTCGTCCACGCCACGGGCGACCGGGGCATCCGTACCGTCCTCGACGCCGTCGAGCACGCCAGGGCGGTGAACGGCCCGCGCGACGCCCGCCACCAGGTGGTGCACGTGGAATGCCTGGACCCCGAGGACGTGCCGCGCTTCGCGCAGCTCGGCGTGGTGGCCTGCATGCAGCCCCGGCACTGCGCGCCGGAGATCGCCGGTCCGGGCCAGGACTGGGCGGAGAACGTGGGGGAGGACCGCTGGCACAAGGCGTGGCCGATGCGGAGCCTCGCCGACGCGGGCGCGGTCCTGGCCTTCTCCAGTGACTGGAACGTCGCCGAGATGGACCCGATGATCGGCATCTACACGGCCCTGACCCGGCGCCCGCTGAACGGCGGAGACCCGTGGCAGGAGCAGGAGACGGTGGACGCCCGCACGGCGGTGTACGGGTACACGATGGGCTCCGCGTACGCCAACTTCCTGGAGCAGGACCGGGGTTCCCTCACGGTCGGCAAGGCGGCCGACTTCGTGATCCTGTCCCGGGACATCCTCGCGGTGGCCCCGGAACAGATTCCCGGCACGGTGGCCGAAACGGTCGTGGTGGCGGGCGAGGTGGTCCACCGGGCGGGGTAG